The Labrus mixtus chromosome 16, fLabMix1.1, whole genome shotgun sequence genome window below encodes:
- the LOC132990593 gene encoding 14-3-3 protein beta/alpha-1-like, translated as MADKEEQVQKAKLAEQAERYDDMAANMKCVTELGSELSNEERNLLSVAYKNVVGARRSSWRVISSIEQKTTTDDEKKLKLAKEYREKVEKELKDICLEVLGLLDNHLICGAKISDSKVFYLKMKGDYYRYLAEVACGDERQSVIKRSQDAYDEALKTAEGDMQPTHPIRLGLALNFSVFFYEIVNSPEKACELAKKAFDDAIAELDNLSSDSYKDSTLIMQLLRDNLTLWTSDTQGDGEGEQEETEPAAEKN; from the exons ATGGCAGACAAGGAGGAGCAGGTACAGAAAGCCAAACTGGCCGAGCAGGCTGAGCGCTACGATGACATGGCTGCAAACATGAAGTGTGTTACAGAGCTGGGTTCGGAGCTCAGCAACGAAGAGCGCAACCTGCTCTCTGTTGCCTACAAGAACGTGGTGGGGGCTAGGAGGTCCTCCTGGAGGGTGATCTCCAGCATAGAGCAGAAGACAACGACTGATGACGAGAAGAAGCTAAAGTTGGCCAAGGAGTACAGAGAAAAGGTTGAGAAGGAGCTGAAGGACATCTGCCTCGAAGTCCTG GGGCTGCTGGACAATCATCTGATCTGTGGTGCGAAAATATCTGACAGCAAAGTCTTCTACCTGAAGATGAAGGGAGACTACTACCGCTACCTGGCTGAGGTAGCCTGTGGCGATGAAAGGCAGA GCGTCATCAAGCGCTCACAAGATGCCTACGATGAAGCATTAAAAACTGCTGAAGGTGATATGCAGCCTACACATCCCATCCGCCTAGGCCTGGCTCTTaacttctctgtcttcttttatgAGATCGTCAACTCTCCTGAGAAAGCCTGCGAACTGGCCAAAAAG GCCTTTGATGATGCCATTGCGGAGCTGGATAACCTCAGCAGCGACTCCTACAAAGACAGCACCTTGATCATGCAGCTGCTCCGTGACAATCTGACA CTCTGGACGTCTGACACCCAGGGTGATGGTGAGGGTGAGCAAGAGGAAACGGAGCCGGCGGCTGAGAAAAACTGA
- the LOC132990691 gene encoding polyadenylate-binding protein 1A-like isoform X2, whose protein sequence is MNPSAPSYPMASLYVGDLHQDVTEAMLYEKFSPAGAILSIRVCRDMITRRSLGYAYVNFQQPADAERALDTMNFDVIKGRPVRIMWSQRDPSLRKSGVGNIFIKNLDKSIDNKALYDTFSAFGNILSCKVVCDENGSKGYGFVHFETQEAAERAIEKMNGMLLNDRKVFVGRFKSRKEREAELGARAKEFTNVYVKNFGEDMDDEKLREIFNKYGHAMSIRVMTDDNGKSRGFGFVSFERHEDAQKAVDEMNGKEMNGKLIYVGRAQKKVERQTELKRKFEQMKQDRMTRYQGVNLYVKNLDDGIDDERLRKEFTPFGTITSAKVMMEGGRSKGFGFVCFSSPEEATKAVTEMNGRIVATKPLYVALAQRKEERQAHLTNQYMQRMASVRAVPNPVINPYQPAPPSGYFMAAIPQAQNRAAYYPAAGQMAQIRPSPRWATQGVRPQHFQNMPGTMRPSGPRPQTYGAMRPTSQVPRMMSTQRVAQTMGPRPATAAAAAAAPVRGVPQYKYAAGVRNPTQHMTSQPQVNMQQPAVHVQGQEPLTASMLAAAPPQEQKQMLGERLFPMIQNMHPSLAGKITGMLLEIDNSELLHMLESPESLRSKVDEAVAVLQAHQAKEAAQKTVTNSTGVPSV, encoded by the exons ATGAACCCCAGTGCTCCCAGTTACCCCATGGCCTCCCTTTACGTCGGGGATCTGCATCAAGATGTGACTGAGGCCATGCTTTACGAGAAATTCAGCCCAGCCGGAGCTATCCTGTCGATACGAGTGTGCAGGGACATGATCACCCGGCGCTCTCTTGGATACGCCTATGTCAACTTTCAACAACCAGCGGACG CCGAGCGAGCACTGGACACCATGAACTTTGACGTGATCAAGGGGCGGCCTGTGCGCATCATGTGGTCGCAGCGTGATCCATCACTGAGAAAAAGTGGAGTGGGAAACATCTTTATCAAGAATCTTGACAAGTCCATTGACAACAAGGCTCTGTATGACACCTTCTCTGCTTTTGGAAACATCCTGTCCTGTAAG GTGGTCTGTGATGAAAATGGCTCTAAAGGCTACGGCTTTGTGCATTTTGAGACTCAGGAGGCAGCCGAACGAGCCATTGAGAAAATGAATGGCATGCTTCTCAATGACAGGAAAGT ATTTGTTGGTCGCTTCAAATCTCGCAAAGAGCGCGAGGCTGAGCTGGGTGCCCGAGCCAAGGAGTTCACAAATGTCTATGTTAAAAACTTTGGAGAGGACATGGATGATGAAAAGCTGAGGGAAATCTTCAATAAATATG GACACGCCATGAGTATTCGTGTAATGACAGATGACAATGGAAAATCTAGAGGCTTTGGGTTTGTCAGCTTTGAGAGGCACGAGGATGCCCAGAAG GCAGTGGACGAGATGAACGGGAAAGAGATGAACGGCAAGCTGATCTACGTTGGCCGAGCCCAGAAGAAGGTGGAGCGACAGACGGAACTCAAGCGCAAGTTTGAGCAAATGAAACAAGACCGCATGACTCGCTACCAG ggtGTCAACTTGTATGTGAAGAACCTTGACGATGGCATTGATGATGAACGCCTTAGAAAGGAGTTCACGCCATTCGGCACCATTACCAGTGCCAAG GTCATGATGGAGGGTGGGCGCAGCAAAGGATTCGGCTTTGTCTGCTTCTCGTCCCCAGAGGAAGCCACCAAAGCGGTGACAGAAATGAATGGGCGCATTGTAGCCACCAAGCCGTTGTATGTTGCCCTGGCCCAGCGCAAAGAGGAGCGACAAGCCCACCTCACCAACCAGTACATGCAGCGCATGGCCAGTGTGCGTGCAGTGCCAAACCCAGTCATCAACCCCTACCAGCCAGCCCCACCCTCTGGATACTTCATGGCAGCCATACCTCAGGCCCAGAACCGTGCTGCTTACTATCCAGCTGCTGGGCAGATGGCCCAGATCCGCCCAAGCCCACGCTGGGCCACCCAAGGTGTCCGGCCTCAAC actTCCAGAACATGCCAGGGACCATGCGTCCCTCAGGACCCCGCCCTCAGACCTATGGGGCCATGAGACCTACCTCTCAGGTGCCCCGCATGATGTCCACTCAACGTGTCG CTCAGACGATGGGTCCCCGACCAGctactgcagctgctgcagcagccgcCCCTGTGCGTGGAGTCCCTCAGTACAAGTACGCTGCAGGTGTCCGCAACCCAACCCAGCACATGACTTCTCAGCCACAAGTCAACATGCAGCAG CCTGCTGTCCATGTGCAGGGACAGGAGCCTCTGACTGCCTCCATGCTTGCTGCTGCTCCACCACAGGAACAGAAGCAGATGCTGG GTGAGCGTTTGTTCCCAATGATCCAGAATATGCACCCCAGCCTGGCAGGGAAGATCACTGGCATGCTCCTGGAGATTGACAACTCAGAGCTGCTCCACATGCTGGAGTCCCCAGAGTCTCTCCGTTCAAAG GTGGATGAGGCTGTGGCTGTCCTTCAGGCACACCAGGCCAAAGAGGCTGCCCAGAAGACTGTGACAAATTCAACTGGTGTCCCAAGTGTCTGA
- the LOC132990691 gene encoding polyadenylate-binding protein 1A-like isoform X1, whose translation MNPSAPSYPMASLYVGDLHQDVTEAMLYEKFSPAGAILSIRVCRDMITRRSLGYAYVNFQQPADAERALDTMNFDVIKGRPVRIMWSQRDPSLRKSGVGNIFIKNLDKSIDNKALYDTFSAFGNILSCKVVCDENGSKGYGFVHFETQEAAERAIEKMNGMLLNDRKVFVGRFKSRKEREAELGARAKEFTNVYVKNFGEDMDDEKLREIFNKYGHAMSIRVMTDDNGKSRGFGFVSFERHEDAQKAVDEMNGKEMNGKLIYVGRAQKKVERQTELKRKFEQMKQDRMTRYQGVNLYVKNLDDGIDDERLRKEFTPFGTITSAKVMMEGGRSKGFGFVCFSSPEEATKAVTEMNGRIVATKPLYVALAQRKEERQAHLTNQYMQRMASVRAVPNPVINPYQPAPPSGYFMAAIPQAQNRAAYYPAAGQMAQIRPSPRWATQGVRPQHFQNMPGTMRPSGPRPQTYGAMRPTSQVPRMMSTQRVAAQTMGPRPATAAAAAAAPVRGVPQYKYAAGVRNPTQHMTSQPQVNMQQPAVHVQGQEPLTASMLAAAPPQEQKQMLGERLFPMIQNMHPSLAGKITGMLLEIDNSELLHMLESPESLRSKVDEAVAVLQAHQAKEAAQKTVTNSTGVPSV comes from the exons ATGAACCCCAGTGCTCCCAGTTACCCCATGGCCTCCCTTTACGTCGGGGATCTGCATCAAGATGTGACTGAGGCCATGCTTTACGAGAAATTCAGCCCAGCCGGAGCTATCCTGTCGATACGAGTGTGCAGGGACATGATCACCCGGCGCTCTCTTGGATACGCCTATGTCAACTTTCAACAACCAGCGGACG CCGAGCGAGCACTGGACACCATGAACTTTGACGTGATCAAGGGGCGGCCTGTGCGCATCATGTGGTCGCAGCGTGATCCATCACTGAGAAAAAGTGGAGTGGGAAACATCTTTATCAAGAATCTTGACAAGTCCATTGACAACAAGGCTCTGTATGACACCTTCTCTGCTTTTGGAAACATCCTGTCCTGTAAG GTGGTCTGTGATGAAAATGGCTCTAAAGGCTACGGCTTTGTGCATTTTGAGACTCAGGAGGCAGCCGAACGAGCCATTGAGAAAATGAATGGCATGCTTCTCAATGACAGGAAAGT ATTTGTTGGTCGCTTCAAATCTCGCAAAGAGCGCGAGGCTGAGCTGGGTGCCCGAGCCAAGGAGTTCACAAATGTCTATGTTAAAAACTTTGGAGAGGACATGGATGATGAAAAGCTGAGGGAAATCTTCAATAAATATG GACACGCCATGAGTATTCGTGTAATGACAGATGACAATGGAAAATCTAGAGGCTTTGGGTTTGTCAGCTTTGAGAGGCACGAGGATGCCCAGAAG GCAGTGGACGAGATGAACGGGAAAGAGATGAACGGCAAGCTGATCTACGTTGGCCGAGCCCAGAAGAAGGTGGAGCGACAGACGGAACTCAAGCGCAAGTTTGAGCAAATGAAACAAGACCGCATGACTCGCTACCAG ggtGTCAACTTGTATGTGAAGAACCTTGACGATGGCATTGATGATGAACGCCTTAGAAAGGAGTTCACGCCATTCGGCACCATTACCAGTGCCAAG GTCATGATGGAGGGTGGGCGCAGCAAAGGATTCGGCTTTGTCTGCTTCTCGTCCCCAGAGGAAGCCACCAAAGCGGTGACAGAAATGAATGGGCGCATTGTAGCCACCAAGCCGTTGTATGTTGCCCTGGCCCAGCGCAAAGAGGAGCGACAAGCCCACCTCACCAACCAGTACATGCAGCGCATGGCCAGTGTGCGTGCAGTGCCAAACCCAGTCATCAACCCCTACCAGCCAGCCCCACCCTCTGGATACTTCATGGCAGCCATACCTCAGGCCCAGAACCGTGCTGCTTACTATCCAGCTGCTGGGCAGATGGCCCAGATCCGCCCAAGCCCACGCTGGGCCACCCAAGGTGTCCGGCCTCAAC actTCCAGAACATGCCAGGGACCATGCGTCCCTCAGGACCCCGCCCTCAGACCTATGGGGCCATGAGACCTACCTCTCAGGTGCCCCGCATGATGTCCACTCAACGTGTCG CAGCTCAGACGATGGGTCCCCGACCAGctactgcagctgctgcagcagccgcCCCTGTGCGTGGAGTCCCTCAGTACAAGTACGCTGCAGGTGTCCGCAACCCAACCCAGCACATGACTTCTCAGCCACAAGTCAACATGCAGCAG CCTGCTGTCCATGTGCAGGGACAGGAGCCTCTGACTGCCTCCATGCTTGCTGCTGCTCCACCACAGGAACAGAAGCAGATGCTGG GTGAGCGTTTGTTCCCAATGATCCAGAATATGCACCCCAGCCTGGCAGGGAAGATCACTGGCATGCTCCTGGAGATTGACAACTCAGAGCTGCTCCACATGCTGGAGTCCCCAGAGTCTCTCCGTTCAAAG GTGGATGAGGCTGTGGCTGTCCTTCAGGCACACCAGGCCAAAGAGGCTGCCCAGAAGACTGTGACAAATTCAACTGGTGTCCCAAGTGTCTGA
- the LOC132990958 gene encoding type-4 ice-structuring protein LS-12-like — protein MFSFFILSNQVHISGGGASPQRTIRGATVLQKGTIRSKFSCRSGPVHSAAMKFLIAVVALIALAQGSFAQDASDIERLSQYFEEMKTKITADLTELINNQDLANQAQTFLADKKTQLEPLATQIQEQIKTYATNVEDQIKPLAANVQTQVQPMIDNFQAQLEALFKRVMEQTQPIAN, from the exons atgttttctttctttatcttgtCCAATCAGGTTCACATTTCAGGAGGGGGTGCATCACCGCAGAGGACTATAAGAGGAGCGACAGTCCTTCAGAAAGGCACCATCCGGTCCAAATTCTCCTGCCGTTCAG GTCCTGTCCACTCAGCAGCCATGAAATTCCTCATTGCAGTCGTCGCCCTGATTGCCCTGGCACAGG GAAGCTTTGCTCAAGATGCCTCTGATATTGAGAGGCTCAGCCAGTACTTCGAGGAGATGAAAACCAAAATCACCGCTGACCTGACTGAGCTGATCAACAACCAGGACCTGGCAAACCAGGCTCA GACCTTCCTTGCTGACAAGAAGACCCAGCTGGAGCCTCTGGCTACTCAGATCCAGGAGCAAATTAAGACCTACGCCACCAACGTCGAGGACCAGATCAAGCCCCTGGCCGCCAACGTGCAGACTCAGGTCCAGCCCATGATCGACAACTTCCAGGCTCAGCTGGAAGCCCTCTTCAAGAGGGTCATGGAACAGACCCAGCCCATTGCTAACTAA